The following coding sequences lie in one Oncorhynchus kisutch isolate 150728-3 linkage group LG3, Okis_V2, whole genome shotgun sequence genomic window:
- the LOC109874528 gene encoding eukaryotic translation initiation factor 4 gamma 2 isoform X6 produces the protein MLGNIKFIGELGKLDLIHESILHKCIKTLLEKKKRVQLKDMGEDLECLCQIMRTVGPRLDHEKARSLMDQYFGRMKSLMNNKDLPARIRFLVQDSVELRENNWVARKAFIDNGPKTINQIRQEAVKDLGVFIPPMAQGMRTDFFLEGPFMPRMKLDRETLGGLADMFGQMPGSGIGTGPGVIQDRYSPTMSRHRTNPLFNGHSGHTAPATQSQFEMGGKPFIKSNQNQNHSQQQQAQSKDMAPRFIKKGSLNADEISLRPAQSFLLNTNQVPKLQPQIPTMISPSAQPPRTQTPPLGQPPLLGLKTNPPPIQEKPPKTTKKPPPAKEELLKMTETIVTDYLNSKNIDEAVNCVREMKAPKHFLPEMLSKIVICSLDCPDEDKEHASTLIHTLRTEGLVTGESFMRAFLSVLDQCPKIEVDVPLVKSYLAQFAARAIIADLVSMDELAHPLENGTHFPLFLLCLQQTAKLKDREWLTDLFQQSKVNMQKMLPEIDQNKDRMLEILEGKGLSFLFPLMKLEKELLKQIKTDPSPQSIYKWIKDNISPKLHTDKGFVNILMTSFLQYIAQEINANEEEDQLSAPTKEQLDQEKQLLLAFKPVMQKFLHDHQDLQVSALYALQVHCNAKAFPKGMLLRYFVHFYDMEIIEEEAFLAWKEDITQEFPGKGKALFQVNQWLTWLETAEEEESEEEAD, from the exons ATGCTGGGCAATATCAAATTCATCGGGGAACTTGGCAAACTTGATCTTATCCATGAATCTATCCTTCATAAGTGCATCAAAACA cttttggaAAAGAAGAAGAGAGTCCAACTTAAGGATATGGGGGAAGATTTGGAGTGCCTCTGTCAGATAATGAGAACAGTGGGGCCTAGACTCGATCATGAAAAGGCTAGG TCTTTAATGGATCAGTACTTTGGCCGTATGAAATCCTTAATGAACAACAAGGACTTGCCGGCAAGGATTCGTTTCCTGGTGCAGGATTCAGTGGAGTTGCGAGAGAACAATTGGGTGGCTCGCAAAGCTTTTATCGATAATGGACCAAAGACGATTAACCAGATTCGTCAGGAAGCAGTAAAA GATTTGGGTGTTTTTATTCCACCAATGGCCCAGGGAATGAGGACTGACTTCTTTTTGGAGGGGCCCTTCATGCCTAGGATGAAACTTGACAGGGAAACTCTTGGAGGGTTGGCGGATATGTTTGGACAGATGCCAG GGAGTGGGATCGGCACAGGCCCTGGAGTGATTCAGGACCGGTATTCACCCACCATGAGCCGTCACCGCACCAACCCACTCTTCAATGGCCACAGTGGGCACACAGCCCCCGCTACCCAGTCTCAGTTTGAGATGGGAGGCAAGCCCTTCATCAAATCTAACCAG AACCAGAATCACTCGCAGCAACAGCAGGCTCAGTCTAAGGACATGGCACCGCGTTTCATCAAGAAAGGATCGCTCAACGCTGATGAG ATCAGTCTAAGGCCGGCACAGTCATTCCTTCTCAACACAAACCAAGTCCCAAAGTTGCAGCCACAGATACCAACAATGATTTCGCCAAGTGCTCAACCTCCACGCACTCAAACACCACCACTGGGACAG CCTCCTCTGCTTGGTCTGAAAACCAACCCTCCTCCAATTCAGGAAAAACCTCCAAAGACCACCAAGAAACCGCCTCCTGCAAAGGAAGAGTTGCTTAAGATGACC GAGACCATAGTGACCGATTACCTGAACAGCAAAAACATTGATGAAGCTGTGAACTGTGTAAGAGAGATGAAGGCTCCCAAACACTTCCTGCCTGAGATGTTGAGCAAGATCGTGATCTGTTCTCTTGACTGCCCAGATGAAGACAAGGAGCATGCCAGCACCTTGATCCACACACTCCGCACAGAGGGCCTTGTTACTGGGGAGAGCTTCATGCGG gcTTTCCTCAGTGTTCTGGACCAGTGTCCCAAGATCGAAGTGGACGTTCCTCTGGTGAAGTCCTACCTGGCCCAGTTTGCGGCTCGAGCCATCATCGCAGACCTGGTGAGCATGGATGAGCTGGCCCACCCTCTGGAGAATGGCACCCACTTTCCCCTCTTCCTGCTTTGTCTGCAACAGACTGCCAAGCTGAAGGATCGAGAGTGGCTCACTGATCTATTCCAGCAAAGCAAGGTCAACATGCAGAAGATGCTGCCTG AAATCGACCAAAACAAAGATCGCATGCTAGAGATCTTGGAGGGCAAAGGCCTGAGCTTCTTATTCCCACTCATGAAGCTGGAAAAGGAACTGCTGAAGCAGATCAAAACAGACCCCTCTCCCCAGTCCATCTACAAGTGGATCAAGGACAACATCTCCCCTAAGCTCCACACTGACAAGGGCTTCGTCAACATCCTCATGACCAG TTTCTTGCAGTACATTGCCCAAGAGATAAATGCCAATGAAGAAGAAGACCAGTTATCAGCCCCCACTAAAGAACAGCTGGACCAGGAGAAGCAGCTGCTGCTGGCCTTCAAGCCAGTGATGCAGAAGTTCCTGCATGATCACCAGGACCTGCAAGTCAGTGCCCTCTACGCACTGCAGGTCCACTGCAACGCTAAAGCTTTCCCTAAAG GCATGTTACTGCGCTATTTTGTCCACTTCTACGATATGGAAATCATTGAAGAAGAAGCCTTCCTTGCATGGAAAGAAGACATAACTCAAGAGTTTCCTGGAAAGGGAAAAGCATTATTCCAG GTGAACCAGTGGCTGACCTGGCTGGAGACTGCTGAGGAAGAGGAGTCTGAGGAGGAAGCTGACTGA